The Flavobacterium sp. HJ-32-4 genome contains a region encoding:
- the ung gene encoding uracil-DNA glycosylase translates to MGAPLHKSWTEVVGNEFSKPYFQALMAFVKEEYDTQVVYPPKPLIFAAFNRTPFENVKVVVIGQDPYHGRGQAHGLSFSVCEGVPFPPSLRNILAEIQQDVGKPLPSNGDLSRWADQGVLMLNAVLTVREGLPASHQKKGWEQFTDAVIQTISDRKEHVVFLLWGSYAQQKGKNIDVTKHLVLKCGHPSPMSANQGLWFGNRHFSKTNVYLESKGKTAIDW, encoded by the coding sequence ATGGGCGCACCGCTGCACAAATCATGGACGGAAGTTGTGGGAAATGAGTTCTCTAAACCCTACTTCCAGGCCTTGATGGCCTTTGTAAAAGAGGAGTATGACACGCAGGTGGTGTATCCGCCCAAACCCCTGATTTTTGCCGCGTTCAACCGCACGCCGTTCGAGAACGTGAAAGTAGTGGTGATCGGGCAGGATCCGTATCATGGCCGCGGACAGGCGCACGGTTTGTCGTTTTCGGTTTGTGAAGGCGTGCCGTTTCCGCCGTCGTTGCGGAACATTTTGGCAGAGATCCAGCAGGATGTGGGGAAACCGCTGCCCTCAAATGGCGACCTGAGCCGTTGGGCCGACCAGGGCGTGTTGATGCTCAATGCAGTACTGACCGTGCGGGAAGGGCTGCCGGCCAGTCACCAGAAAAAAGGATGGGAACAGTTTACGGACGCTGTCATCCAGACGATTTCCGACCGGAAGGAGCATGTGGTCTTTTTGCTGTGGGGTTCGTATGCCCAGCAGAAAGGTAAAAATATTGATGTCACGAAGCATTTGGTACTCAAGTGCGGACATCCGTCGCCGATGAGCGCCAACCAGGGATTGTGGTTCGGCAACCGGCATTTCAGCAAAACCAATGTGTATTTGGAATCAAAGGGAAAAACCGCTATCGACTGGTAG
- a CDS encoding thiol-disulfide oxidoreductase DCC family protein, with the protein MELPQNKKIVLFDGVCNLCDGTVQFLIRHDKKDIFRFASLQSEVGKAILSRIGIDPTRVDSIVLYEPGKAFYLRSSAALEIARGLGGFYKVAATISKIIPASIRDSIYDWVARNRYRWYGKKETCSIPTPETTSKFLT; encoded by the coding sequence ATGGAACTGCCCCAAAACAAAAAGATTGTGCTCTTTGACGGTGTCTGCAACCTCTGCGACGGCACCGTGCAGTTCCTGATTCGACACGACAAAAAAGACATCTTCCGATTTGCCTCGCTGCAGTCAGAAGTCGGTAAGGCTATATTATCCCGTATTGGTATCGATCCGACACGCGTAGACAGCATCGTCTTGTACGAGCCCGGTAAAGCGTTTTACCTACGGTCGTCTGCCGCGTTGGAGATTGCGCGGGGTCTGGGTGGGTTTTACAAAGTGGCAGCTACTATTTCCAAAATTATTCCAGCCAGCATCCGCGATAGTATCTATGATTGGGTAGCGCGGAACCGGTATCGATGGTATGGCAAGAAAGAGACTTGCAGCATCCCCACTCCAGAAACAACTTCCAAATTCCTCACATAA
- a CDS encoding DNA mismatch repair protein MutS → MLGITEKTLQDLQFPTVLETVANHCNTDLGREKALAIAPIANREVLMAALRQTSEYVSSFQNNNALPNHGFESIDHELKFLAIENSFLETGSFRKILALSETTLQMLQFLKKFSDYYPELAKRGEQVEFNKDISKFIEAVLDKYGEVRDDASPVLIDLRRQMNQVRSKVNQSFAVALAQYNGLGYLDEIKESFVQNRRVLAVLSMYRRKVKGSVMGTSKTGSIAFIEPEATLRLSRELANLEFEEQEEVTRILKALANRIRPFAPLLSDYQQFLSDIDVVAAKAKYARRINGLLPELNNERRVFLREAFHPILYQTNAAKNQPTYPQTLELTDDRRIIVISGPNAGGKTIALKTVGLLQLMLQSGMLIPVHERSSTFLFDRILTDIGDNQSIENHLSTYSYRLKNMNYFLKKCNANTLFLIDEFGTGSDPELGGALAEIFLEEFYHRGAFGIITTHYSNLKMLANELPNAVNANMLFDEKSLEPMFKLVLGQAGSSFTFEVAQKNGIPFGLINRAKKKIETGKVRFDKTIATLQKERSKLEKTSQTLKEEEIKAREESRRMQDINERIKQKLENYQELYDANQKRIYLGQKIDEITDRYTDNKNRKEAIGEFLKLLEIESSKRKKVAPKEKKEKEAVQKQIIKEVEVKVEEIRKEKKEKKQKAQPAAKPKPILKVGDRVRMQDGRSIGTIDKIEKNKAVVNYGIFTSTVSLDTLEFVG, encoded by the coding sequence ATGCTCGGAATCACCGAAAAAACCCTACAAGACCTGCAATTCCCGACCGTTTTGGAAACCGTCGCGAACCATTGCAACACCGACCTCGGACGTGAAAAGGCGCTGGCCATTGCACCTATCGCGAATCGGGAGGTACTGATGGCCGCGCTCCGCCAAACGTCGGAGTATGTGTCGTCGTTCCAAAACAACAATGCGCTCCCTAACCACGGCTTCGAATCGATCGACCATGAACTGAAATTCCTGGCCATTGAAAACAGTTTCCTCGAGACGGGTAGCTTCCGAAAAATACTGGCGTTGTCGGAAACGACGCTCCAGATGCTGCAATTCCTCAAGAAATTCAGCGATTACTACCCGGAGCTGGCGAAACGGGGCGAACAGGTCGAATTCAATAAAGACATTTCAAAGTTCATCGAAGCCGTACTCGACAAATACGGAGAAGTGCGCGACGACGCGTCGCCCGTGCTGATCGACCTGCGCCGCCAGATGAACCAGGTACGCAGCAAAGTCAACCAAAGTTTCGCGGTAGCGCTAGCGCAATACAACGGCCTCGGCTATCTCGATGAAATCAAAGAGAGTTTCGTACAGAACCGGCGCGTTTTGGCCGTTTTATCCATGTACCGACGCAAAGTAAAAGGCTCGGTAATGGGCACCTCCAAAACCGGTAGTATCGCGTTCATCGAGCCGGAAGCCACCCTGCGCCTGTCGCGCGAACTGGCCAACCTTGAGTTCGAAGAGCAGGAAGAAGTGACGCGGATATTGAAGGCGTTGGCCAACCGCATCCGGCCGTTTGCACCACTGCTGTCGGATTACCAACAATTTCTATCCGATATCGACGTCGTCGCCGCCAAGGCGAAATATGCCCGTCGTATCAACGGTTTGCTTCCAGAATTGAATAATGAGCGTCGCGTGTTCCTGCGGGAAGCCTTCCATCCCATCCTCTACCAAACCAACGCGGCCAAGAACCAACCTACCTATCCGCAAACACTCGAACTGACCGACGACCGGCGAATCATCGTCATTTCCGGGCCGAACGCGGGCGGAAAGACCATAGCCTTAAAAACGGTGGGGTTGCTGCAACTCATGCTGCAATCGGGGATGCTGATTCCTGTACACGAGCGGAGTTCCACCTTCCTTTTCGACCGCATCCTGACAGATATTGGTGATAATCAATCTATTGAAAATCATTTGAGTACCTACAGTTACCGACTCAAAAACATGAACTACTTCCTCAAGAAGTGCAACGCCAATACACTGTTCCTGATCGACGAGTTCGGAACGGGTTCCGATCCTGAGTTGGGCGGTGCCTTGGCGGAGATTTTTCTTGAGGAGTTTTACCATCGAGGAGCTTTCGGTATCATTACGACCCACTACTCCAATCTGAAAATGCTGGCGAACGAGCTTCCGAATGCCGTCAACGCCAACATGCTTTTCGATGAAAAGTCGTTAGAGCCGATGTTCAAGCTCGTGTTGGGCCAGGCGGGTAGTTCCTTCACGTTTGAAGTAGCACAGAAGAACGGTATTCCGTTCGGACTCATCAACCGGGCGAAAAAGAAGATTGAAACCGGTAAGGTTCGGTTTGACAAGACCATTGCGACACTACAGAAAGAACGCTCCAAACTTGAGAAAACCTCGCAGACGCTTAAAGAAGAAGAAATAAAGGCACGCGAGGAAAGTCGCCGCATGCAAGACATCAACGAGCGTATCAAGCAGAAACTTGAAAACTATCAGGAGCTTTACGATGCCAACCAAAAGCGCATTTACCTCGGACAGAAAATCGACGAGATCACCGACCGTTATACCGACAACAAAAACCGCAAGGAAGCGATTGGCGAGTTCCTGAAGCTACTGGAAATCGAAAGTTCAAAGCGGAAGAAAGTGGCGCCAAAGGAGAAGAAAGAGAAAGAAGCTGTACAGAAACAGATCATAAAAGAAGTCGAGGTCAAGGTCGAAGAAATCCGCAAAGAAAAGAAAGAAAAGAAACAGAAAGCGCAACCGGCCGCAAAGCCGAAGCCCATTTTGAAAGTCGGCGACCGTGTGCGCATGCAGGACGGGCGTTCCATTGGCACCATCGACAAAATCGAGAAGAACAAAGCGGTGGTCAACTATGGTATTTTCACGTCGACCGTGAGTCTTGATACCCTGGAATTCGTAGGGTAA